atgagatttttgctcctttcaagtGATCTGTACTAGCCACTTAAACTGGGAAATTGTTACATGTACACATGTCTTTTCGAGTTTTCACTTAACTGTCCTACTGTCTCCACGCCCTTCGTCGGATCCGGCCTACGTCCACAGAGCCAACCCCTTCAAACTCGATAGGGTTGtaagtagttagcactccaaggtctatccagcttccttccttgcgcgtcctgcaaataataggctcccgatgtcaatttcttgataactttgtacGGGCCGtcccattgtggtgctagctTCGTCACTTCCCCCATGGGCTTCACCTGCTTCCAGACTaggtctccttctctgaagaaacgagggatcacccttctattatagttttaCCTCATTCTCTGTCTGTAGGCCTCCAACCTGGCCGCTGTTTGTTCGCGAATTTCGCTGATAAAATCTAGCTCAGCCAGCCGTCTCTCTGCGTTCCCTTCatcatacatcattcttctcacAGACGGTATCCCGATCTCcagaggtaccactgcttcattgccatacactaaatggaaatgtgtcagacctgtactttcccggggtgtcgtacgataggCCCATAAAATGCCTGGCAGCTCATCCACCCAACTGCCTCTCgtatgatccagcttgactttgagcccccGCACTATTTCTCGGTTGACTACCTCTGTCTGACCGTTGCTTTGCGGATGCGCCAccgaggtgaaggcctgagttatgccgaaccccttgcaccaattttgtatctTGCGCCCTTGAAATTGCCTACCATTGTCTGACACTAGTTTGTGAGgcaagccgaatctgcaaaagatgttcttccataagaactggatcaccgcatcttcggTGATTTTAGCCAgagcttccgcttccacccacttggagaagtaatccattGCTACCAGCAAGAAACGCCTTTGCCCCGTCGCCATTGGGAAAGgacccactatatccataccccactggtcaaaTGGGCAGgacactatagaagttctcagcagctttGTAGGTCGGTGCGTCAGATTCTGGTACCTTTGGCATGACAGACAAGTATTCACCAGCCTCTGTGCGTCCTTCTGCAAGGCAGGCCAGAAATATCCAACCAATAGTActttccgagccagcgttcttccaCCCGCGTGATTACCGCAGCACCCCAAGTGTATCTCCCGTAAGGCCTGATCCgcttcttccatattcaagcacttgagcagaggtctagagaaagaccttttgtaaagttgatctccgatcatgatataagaatgggcctgtctcctgagcatacgtGCCTCTTCTAGGTTGGCGGGTACAATCTCTTGCTGGAGGAAACTCATTATGGGCgtcctccaatcaattacttctcccagattattttgcaggtcgatctgagctataaggaaggtctgcgctatagatctATCCAGCACCCAAGtagtcagggagctggccattttagccaGTTCATCTGCTCTTTCATTTTCGGCCCTGGGAATCTTGGTGACTGTGACCTCCCTAaaatcttttctcatcttctcataggcttccttgtaaacttgcatcttttcatTGTTTGCCTCGAAATGCCCGACCACCTGCTGCGTTACTAGCTGTGAATCTGAGTATATCACGACTTTgcttgcccccacatgccgagctgcttgcagacctgccaatagggcttcatactctgcctcattgttagtagctctaaaatttagccgtacagccagctgcataatATCTCCCTGCGGAGATATCAGAAGCGCGCCTACCCCACTTCCCCGATGGGTAgctgatccatccacataaatcttccagacctcctccgagtttgcttgataaacttctgtcaagaaatccgccagagtctgtgctttgatcgcggttcggggttgatactgtatatcatattcccctagctcggtcgcccatttgataagccgacccgctacctccaccttggtgaggGCTCGGCCCATAgtactgtttgtcaggacggtGATGGGATGTGCCAGaaaatacggtcggaggcgccgagccattagaacaagtccgtaaaccaacttttctaGGGCGgtgtaccgagactcagcccccttcaatagatgactgaaaaaatacactggccgttgtacattgtcctgctctttaaccagcacagcccccacggcctcaggggtAGCTGACAAGTACACCCAAAGATGCTCTCCCACAACGGGCTTAAACAACGACGGCAAGGATTCCAGGTACTGCTTTAGCTCCTCCAAGGCCTGCGTGCACtcctccgtccactgaaacttggcaGCCTTTctaagcactttgaagaagggtgcAGCTCaatctgcagatctggagataAATCGGGATAGTGTTGTTATCCGGCCGACCAGCTTCtgtgtttccttcagattctgtgGGACCTGCATGTCacgaagtgcttgaaccttctcaagattggcttctatccctcgctcagtcaccaagtagcccagaaacttccctcctctGGCTTCGAACAGACATTTCAGGAGATTCAGCTTtaccccatattgcctcagagtcccacaggtttcttctacatcttttatcatactggacgccaggggggacttgatcaggatgtcatcaacatagacttctacgttccgcccgatctgactccgaaaaaccttatccatcatcctttggtaggtggctccagcgttcctgagtccaaacggcatgacagtataacagaaagtaccatcagctGTTATGAAACTAACCTGCTCCTGATCCTCCTTAGCCAGAGGTATCTGATggtatccctgataagcgtccatcatgcatatcctttcacagccggcagttgaatccaccacctAATCAATCCGCGGGAGTGGGTAACAAtctttgggggtggctttgttgaggtcgcgaaagtctatgcacaccctccacttgttgttgggCTTCTTCACCAGTACGACGTTGGAAAGCCAGGATGGGAATTACACCTCTCGAACATatcctgccttcctgagctgatccacttcagcccggataatcttattctggtcggcggagaagtttctcttcttctgcttgactggcttggcctCAGGTATAATATGCAGCTTGTGCTCGGCTACCTCTGGTTTAACCCCGGGCAGTTCTTCCGGGGACCAAGCAAAGACGTCTCTGTTGCGGATCAGGCATTGTATCAGCTCCACCTTGAGCTCCGGTGACAGGTCACtagcaatgcgagtgatgctctcagCTCTGTCAGGATACAACTGAATATCTTCGCAGGAGACAGGCTCTTCagcaataggcagaggctcctcctggATGGCATGTACACCGCCATCCTGAGTCCGCCGGCTCTTGcgcgcctccacccggaccatatcgaTGTAGCAACTTCGAGATACCCTCTGCTCCCCCCTTACTTCTCCGACCTGCTCGCctactgggaacttgatcttctggtgaaaggtGGAGACGGCGGCTCGGAACTCATGCagggctggccttcccaggatgacgttatagGAGGAAGgtgaatccaccacaatgaaggtgctcctccgggtacgcaccaatggctcagtgcccatggagatggccagcttgatctgacccatgggtttGACTTCGTTACCTGTGAACCCATACAAGGAAGTGGCTACGGGTTGAAGCTCAGCGGCGTCGATCTACATCTCTTCGAACGCAGctctgaataaaatgttgaccgagctcccggtatccacaaagacccgagccactcggctattagcaataacggccttgattatgagggCATCGTCATGAGGCAGTTCCAGATCCTCCAGGTCTTGAggcccaaagctaataacagggccgGGGGCCTGCTCGTTTCTGCATCCCACGGCTCCCACGTACAGCCGCCGAAcgtgtgacttacgggctcgACCTGAGTCTCCGTCAGTGGATCCTCCTGAGATCATACCGATCTCTCGCACGGCAGCGTTGCCCCGGTTCTCCAGTTCTCCGGCATCCCTTCGGTCTTCCCCGAGGCCAGCTTGGTTAGATGGGCCGGCTAGGTCGGGCCGGGTCTACCGAGCACGCCCAGCTGCAGCCCGTTCTTCCTCCCTTCTCTGTATTTGGGGCCCCAACGTCGGGGGAGGCAAGCCCTGCTCTGCAGCTCGCCTGGAGTCAcgagcgaattggaagcagttactgagatcgtgcgtcctggaccgatgatatgtgcaatatggcgctccccttggtccaggcctaGGCGCATGTACGGCGGCAACTCGCGGTGCTGGCCTAATTCCCTGGGCAGGCTGAGGAGCAGGCCTGGGTTGACCTTGTTAGAAGGGCTGAGCCGGTTGcggtgctctcctttcaggtcggttgcctggGGCCATCGTCTTTTCGGCTTTCCTCCTAgcggcctgcgcttcttccaccttgatgtagcacgaggctttctccaccatatcgtcGAAGCTTtgggcggggtttttgatgaggtccctgaagaattcccccTCTCGCAAtccatgggagaaggcgctcatcaatatttctgaggtggcggaggggacgtcattggccacctgactgaaccggttgatgtagctccgcaagggctcggtcgaatcctgcttgagagcaaaaagacagtggtcgattttttgatacttacgactactggcgaagcggcgtaggaaggccgttttgaaatccatgaagcgattgatggactctggaggcaatccatcaaaccacttttgtgccgacccggacagggtgtgtaggaacactcggcatttgacagcGTCGCTGTATTGATACAAGATAGCTGCATTCTTAAACTTCCTCAGGTGCTCTACCGGGTCTTTGCTCCCATCGTATTCTCCGATGTTCGGGGCTCGATACCCTTTAGGCAGGCTTTCCCTAAGGATatgagccgagaagggtaccttgtcaTCCGGATCTTCAGGTAGATCTCCAGCAAGGATTATAGCTTTTCCCTTCCCTGAATCCCGAGGTGGGTGTAAAGAGCTTTCCGCCACCGATGCCGGCGGTTCCTCCTTCTTCGGACTGTGCGCACGAGGTTCGGCTcgatgatagttgcggcgaggctcccggaatgaagtacgagggagttcttcctgctgcttcctctttgagcccctgtcggaggcAGGAGCTGGTTCCTTAGACGCTTCGGGCGCCAAGCGAGGTCGCGAAACTGTTCCTTGCTTTTCAGAGGCGGCTTGCCTTCTAacttccttgaagagctcgtattcCCCCGCGGTCATGGTTACGTTGATCCTCCTGCTAGAGCTACGGcccgagtcctccatcttcacgctccggatcaggctgttgtgtttcccacagacggcgccaaatttgatctcgtccggaggctgagtcggacggaggtcggtcgaggtgtcccgatggttgacggaaggtcgtagaagatgattcggctcccacgggtggctgacgctgctgcaggaccctgcatacactcagacgatctcccctcccacgttagagaccgaaacccagggaaaaagtccccggatcaggtcctccgacgctcaagtcaggtccttttttccccagaaagaacagagagaagcagaaggaaagacagttgtggaaaaaagtgacgaaagagtgtgtgcgcgtacctccATACCAGGAATTTCTCGCCTTTTTATGTCTCCCTCTTCTGGAGCCTACCATCCTGTCAGAAAAACGTTAGACGTTGGGCTTTGTCGCCTCGTtctggacacctgtcgtgctgctatttgtCGTGCAAGCATCTTtccgtttaggaacctccgccttcgtacATGATTTTGTCCTGTAGTGGGGGACAGCTGGTAGGCTACTACtagttatgagggcatcttttcgttttaggaacCTCTGCCTTCGCCCGCATTGTTGATGTGTAATGACTCTCCtcgacggaccgttgagattctccgcgcccgtattacttagctcctccgatccaTTGTATCCCTGCACCAGCCCGCACCTGTGATTCGCATTTCCAAGCCtccaactcgcagacctgcagcccaAGCTGACTTCCTTTGTTCAATTTTGATCAGTATTGGTCGACTAATGTGAACTATCATTGAATCAAGCGAATTTGACTCACttttattcaatttttgaaattaatggttGAATGAAATTAACCATTAATCAATTAATGTCATCAGTTGAGTCAAACAATCAAATTAAATTTGCTTCTACTCGGTTCTaagtcatcagtcgactgatacccatGATCAGTCAATTGATATTGAGTAAAAAATATAATAGATCTCTGAATAAGCTACATTTCACACTGACAATCATCTTGTTTTGATATCCGAGTGAAAAGTTATAGTCTTTATAAGTTTGCTCTATTGGGACTTCCTgtttgcctagcatccgatcgaCTTTGACCTGTCGGGACTTCATTATTATCTggcatttggtcaaccttgacctaccaagacttcaTGCCTCATGTCAACTATATATTGGACTTTCGACCACTAAGTATCATATCaaccatgatccacttggacttttctcttaccAACTATCTATTGGACTTTCGATCATCAAGTGTCCAATCAACTATAACCCACTTGGACGTTCTGTCTCTGCCAACTTTATATTGAACTTTCAATCGGTAAGCGTCCAGTCAATCataacccatttggacttttcttttacTAACTATCTATTAGACTTTCgatcactaagtgtccggtcaactatgactcacttggactttttgtcTCGTATCAACTCCATGTTACACTTCTGactgtcaagtatctggtcaaccgtgatccacttgaactttttaTATCTTGTCgaatatccagtcaatcttgataTATTTGAATTTTCTCTCAATTAAGTTAATATATTGATAAactgtcaagtatccgatcaatttaACATGCTTGACTTTTCACTCAAATAACGTAATATATTGATCAACTATCAaatattcgatcaaccttgatcaaatATCATattgatcaaaatttaaaatctcaaCTTGAGCTTAATCAATTTAGTCAAACCTCCCAAGTGGATTGCACCCACAAAAGTTACTATAACGTtagaaaaagaatatttttaagaagaaaaatgacagaataataaatattattttaatatttttagacttagtatttttgacgaaaatgataataaaatacgcccatttaatttattcaaataaaactatttaatttatttcttttataatatGGAGCCgcgatttaaaatttaaatcacaTGGGCTATCACATTTAAAAACAAATAAATGTTTTTCTATCGATTCTAATGATTAGATACTAAATTTAACACGTGGAACACTTGccatttgtttttttaaaaaaaaaaaacaaatgcacTTAGTAtattaactaaataaaaatatttaaattatgattaatattttttttagctaaatgaatacaattattaaaattaaatgactGCACCTACATTacagttaattaaataaataaaaacatgggGTAAAAAAGTAATTCACTTGTCCCAACACCCTGATCAATGCGTCCCAAGACATGAGGTAGGTCGCGTGCCGAGTTTCAATTCTACCCATATTTTAACTTTCGCACGTCCCGAGAtgactaaataaataaaaacatgacaTGTGTTATAATTAAATAATGATTAAGATTGGCGTTGTCTTGTTGTCTAGATTCTAATGCCTATTGATGTACTCTTTACTTGATCATGTTTAAAGAATGTGCAAAGTTGCTTTCCATCATTATTATTTCCTTTACACAATGTGAGACTATAGTGTAAAGGAAAAGGTCAAACCTTTAAGCCCTAATTATATAACCACCCTCTTCATACCCCCTAAACCTTCAAAATCATGCCATCCCACAATCATGGAGAGAGAGATGTGTTCGAAGGTAGAGCAAGCTCTTCACATGGTCGGAGGCATCGGAAAAACTAGCTACGCAGCCAATTCGAGACTCCAAGTTGATCGATCAACACAACTCTATGACCTTGTATATTTTCTTCTAATGTCCTTACATATAGATTGAAAGTGTTATGTATTATTTGTTGCTCAGGAAAAGGCGATCCATCGAACGAAGTCTATGTTAGCTATTGCAGTGGAAGAAACGTACAAGGCATTGCACCATGATCAAATGGTTGTTGTTGACCTCGGTTGCTCTTCTGGCCCGAACACGTTACTCGTGCTCTCTCATGTTCTTAGTGTGGCAGCCAAACTCCCTACCACAATGGAGTTGCAATTCTTCTTAAATGATCTCCCGGGGAATGACTTCAACAGTCTGTTCCTATCCTTGGAGGGATTCAAGAAGAGGTTGGAAAGGGAGATTAAAGGGGATTTACTAGTACCGTATTATGTAGCTGGAGTGGCAGGATCATTCTATGGGAGGCTTTTTCCTCGTGCGAGTGTTCATTTGTTTCACTCTTCCTTCTGTCTAATGTGGCTCTCCCAGGTATTTAATTAGTGCATGTAACTCTtatttcttaatttttaaaatattgctTATTGTATATGAAATTATTGATTAGGTTCCCGAAGGACTAAAGATTGAACACGGTGGTCCACTAAACAAAGGAAATATCTATTGGACAGAGACAAGTTTGGTCGAAGTAGAGAAAGCATATCGGGAgcaatttcaaaaagatttttcaatattTCTTAGGTCACGTCACACGGAATTGAGTGTTGGCGGGAGGATGGTGTTGGTTTTTCTCGGACGAAGAAATATAACCCCAGGGAATGGTGACTTAATCCATGTTTATGGACTGCTAGGAGAAGCTCTTAACTCGATGGTCCTAGAGGTACGCACGTACATATTTATTGACATGTATAAAAGAGTCAAGTAAATTGTGTTAaacttatatcatttttttttatgcgTCTATAAATTTAGGGAATTATTCCAGAAGAAAAGGTTGATACTTTCAATTTGCCGAGTTATGGGGCTTCTTTCGAAGAGGTGGAGTCGGTGATCCGTAACGAAGGATTGTTTGATTTGGATCGAGCGGAGATCTTTGAGTCTAGTTGGGACCCATTTGAAGACTCCAAAGATGATCTCTATACTATATCAAACCACACCCGAAGTGGAAAAAATATGGCGAATTACATTCGTGCAGTAGTTGAACCGTTAATTGTGCATCAGTTCGGGGCTGTCATACTTGACGATCTATTTGAGCGATATGCGAATCGTGTTTCAAAGCACTTGCTCAAAGAGAAGGCCAATCACACCATTCTAGTCCTCGCCTTGAAGAAGAAAGCTTAAAAGTGAATCagagaaattaaggaaaataatattttttagatCCTAATGAGAGCTTATatgtataaatataaatataaatataaatggtGGTTATTAGTATGTAttcctatatataaataaaataataattattatatacatGAGCATTCTAAACAAGAAATTAGTAAGTTATaatgaatttttattattattgtcaaTGGAAATCAATCTTAGGAATTagttttcaattatttttttaaaaaatatatatgatgttAAAGGTGAAACCCCAACTATactactttaattttaaattgaattaaatgtTTCAAATTAaactatttaattattattttctatgCATTCTTAAACCCtatttatcttactattttattaaaaatctcccccctttactaactaattttgatgaagcctaaaatgaatttacgttaatatccttttttctattcacactaaaaataattccaagatttattaataatttcacaagacaatcagtgatctagagttcgagactcagctgtgacatattattatgaatttttttcatcattaattttctttggttgttttatataataaaaaatatagttctctttagtcccacatcttagaattgacaacactatgatcaaagaaacttctataaatattttaggccgacaatgttaaaaaatatactttttttagttttgtttactaagataagtataatattaaattaaataatttttttttcatagagAAGCTGTAAGGGTGACACTCGAAAAAAGTCtactttaccctaatgactctactaactaaaatactttaattaataaaatttcatTATAAAGAGTTAATGTGATTTCaatatattatattacacacgataccaataaattgtcacgccccccagaggagtccttaccgaaaaatttcggcaacatctcccctgtaccggtgacaatctgaggcatacatacatacaaaatacatcagccacatacggctggaatatatatacacaaccacgcagttatataatcagcacactcggctggaacagaaataaacacaaccacgcagttatataatatatattaatcagcccacacggctgaactaaaataaatacagcggaaatcacaaacaacgatcacaaaacacaaatcaactgactgcgagccggctcggcttgacacaataatatcaatccaaatacaagagaatacataaacaagtacaaaacccaaactacaaataacgtaagaaataccgaaatcgtaaggtcgtcctcggcCAAATGAGTATTTCACAGAGAGCCAACAAGGGATTCCATTGATAACTGGCCGTTTTGATTCTTTAGAACAACTCGATGAATTTAGTAAATCCTTTTAGGAGGCCCACAATGACCATAGATCGAACTTATCCCATTTTTACAGTATGATGATTGGCATGTACATCACTTGTATAATTGTTGAATCGTGGCTAAAGCaagtgttttatttataaaaattatttttcattttggCACAATAACTTTTTGGAATTACGCGGCCCAACTAACTCACAAGCTTCAGGCCTCCGGCGACGTCCTCGCACTTTCCGACGAGCCTCATCACCTCCTCCCCTtgcttcctctccctctcttctacCCACGACTACCCCACAGTAGAATGACAACCCAGCTCCGTGGACGCCGCTCGATGCCGGGCCTCATCAGAATCCACGGCCGATATCCACCGATCCCCTGCACCACGTACCCAAACGTGGAGTGCCCTCTCGTCACCAGCTCGTCACCGCCTTCGGCTTATTCCCTCTCCTCCTACTCGAATTCATGGCCGCCTCTGCGATCACCTCCGGAAGTAGCCCTTCGCGCCATGAACAGTTTAGGATTTGAGCTCAACGGGTGAAATCTAACAGGAGAGACTACCTCATAATTAAACTTCTCTTTATGAGGTGACCTTGCTGGCTGTATTTTTTTCTTTGAAGGATTCTTTTGCTTTTTCTCTTCCAATTCCTAGGAATGTTTGTGATAAGATCCTTTAATGGATCTTTTCAAATAAATCCattaactttatttcctttttaaaataagttttagattttttcttttttattttagataagttttaatctgacattttctcatgaaaatgtatttttattttatttttcttttacaccttttcttttgaaaaggtagttttattttatttttcttttagaccttttctttttgaaaaggtagtttaggtctctatttaaagagacgttatgTAACTTTGGAAGATAAGTAAtttcccttttaattaatcaatttcgtttgattattggaggccgatcccctcgaagcgatcaccctatccccttttccctttctctttcgaTTTTTTCACGTAATAGGCCCCCGGGTTCCTatcaacttggtatcagagcagttcactTCATCTTCGCCTTATAGTATCTTGCAGCAACTTCAACAAGCGCATGGTCTTAACCCGACTTCAAGAGAAGAAAATTCAACATGATGACCGGAGGATCTCATCCTGACGCCAAATGGACTTTGGAATTTGAAGCTAAGCACGAGACAAGGATGgataaactcgaaaaaactatggcATCGTTGGTCACGATAGTGCAAGAATTGAAGGATCGTTTAGAAGTAGATTCCAGCTCAAGCATACTAATCAAAAGGGGAAAACATCAGCAGTCTTGACAACAACAATATGACCAAGGTGCAAACTCAAATGAAGATCGAGAGCACAACTATCCACGTATGAAGGTGGAATTTCCTCGCTGGGAGAACAATGATCCGATTGGATGGATTTCAAGGGCTGAAAAATATTTTCGCTTCCACAGCACATCGGACAATGCAAAGGTAGAACTAGCATCTATAAACCTCGAAGGTGATGCCATCCAATGGTATGACTGGCTTGAAGCATGCCATGGACCTTCAAAATGGGAGGAATTCAAAGAAGAACTCATCAATCGATTTGGTCCCTCCGGTTATGAGAATGTTGATGGAGAATTGGCCAAAATTCGACAAACTTCAACCGTAGTAGAGTACCAAGGACGATTCGAGAGACTCTCTAATCAAATTCGTGATTGGTCAGAAAAGCAACTATTGGGCACTTTTATTGAAGGACTTCGCCTTGATATACGACAAGAAGTAAAAATGAATCAACCCCGCACCATGAAGGCTGCCTTATCCTTTGCACGACTACAAGAAGAGAAGATcaatgaagaaggaagaagaaataacaAGGTAATTCGTGAAAACCCATCATATTATTCAACACCTCGTAGATTGACAAAAGAAGAGATCAAGGAAAGGATGGCAAAGGGATTATGCTGGCATTGCGATGAAAAGTGGCACAGTGGTCATCAATGCAAGCAAAAAAGGATACTGATAAttgaaccaatagagaactctgaggaagaagatgatttccA
This region of Zingiber officinale cultivar Zhangliang chromosome 9A, Zo_v1.1, whole genome shotgun sequence genomic DNA includes:
- the LOC122021305 gene encoding anthranilate O-methyltransferase 2-like; amino-acid sequence: MEREMCSKVEQALHMVGGIGKTSYAANSRLQEKAIHRTKSMLAIAVEETYKALHHDQMVVVDLGCSSGPNTLLVLSHVLSVAAKLPTTMELQFFLNDLPGNDFNSLFLSLEGFKKRLEREIKGDLLVPYYVAGVAGSFYGRLFPRASVHLFHSSFCLMWLSQVPEGLKIEHGGPLNKGNIYWTETSLVEVEKAYREQFQKDFSIFLRSRHTELSVGGRMVLVFLGRRNITPGNGDLIHVYGLLGEALNSMVLEGIIPEEKVDTFNLPSYGASFEEVESVIRNEGLFDLDRAEIFESSWDPFEDSKDDLYTISNHTRSGKNMANYIRAVVEPLIVHQFGAVILDDLFERYANRVSKHLLKEKANHTILVLALKKKA